One Glaciihabitans arcticus DNA window includes the following coding sequences:
- a CDS encoding TetR/AcrR family transcriptional regulator — translation MVTTGERQRNARGEGARLRLEIVAATQALLADGETATLRSIARRAGISAPSIYRHFPDVDAVMSAVADDAFDELVDALVQKRDRHTDPVARLWAISDGYLDFARDRPHIYRVMFGGVWNAAAALELHPGEDAHFREMGMNAFRLLVAAIQACVDDGTSSSTDPRRDAAALWAGLHGLAQLLVTAPLFDWPAETDRAVVRSLARLKA, via the coding sequence ATGGTGACCACCGGCGAGCGACAGCGCAACGCGCGAGGTGAAGGCGCACGACTGCGGCTCGAGATCGTTGCCGCGACGCAGGCCCTGCTCGCGGACGGCGAGACGGCGACGCTGCGCTCGATCGCGCGACGCGCGGGCATCTCCGCGCCCTCCATCTACCGGCACTTCCCCGACGTCGATGCGGTGATGTCTGCGGTCGCCGATGATGCTTTTGACGAATTGGTCGACGCGCTCGTGCAGAAGCGCGATCGGCACACTGATCCCGTCGCCCGGCTCTGGGCGATCAGCGACGGCTACCTCGACTTCGCCCGCGATCGCCCGCACATCTACCGCGTGATGTTCGGCGGGGTGTGGAACGCGGCTGCCGCGCTCGAGTTGCACCCCGGCGAGGACGCGCACTTCCGCGAGATGGGCATGAATGCGTTCCGCCTGCTGGTCGCCGCGATCCAGGCCTGCGTCGACGACGGAACGTCGAGCAGCACTGACCCTCGGCGCGACGCCGCGGCCCTGTGGGCGGGCCTGCACGGACTCGCCCAATTACTCGTCACCGCTCCGCTGTTCGACTGGCCGGCCGAGACCGACCGCGCCGTGGTCCGTTCGCTCGCGCGACTGAAGGCCTAG